One Triticum dicoccoides isolate Atlit2015 ecotype Zavitan chromosome 4B, WEW_v2.0, whole genome shotgun sequence genomic window carries:
- the LOC119293898 gene encoding transcription repressor OFP12-like, giving the protein MLGCFSRLRRPSSAAPGAPAPVQPPDEASTSAASTSTPATSPRSSSSSARFKNACLRDGGRGGDADVAKECPLSSALAVDSGLSSAIASRRFFLASPGRSNSIVDSSAAHAAAVLGVGAAGVAVPTYSPDPHADFLRSMEEMSAALRLDARRRGDRARLHELLLCYLALNDKRAHRYIVSAFTDLLLRLTATDDLDADEQHGSM; this is encoded by the coding sequence ATGCTGGGCTGCTTCTCCCGGCTCCGGCGGCCGTCCTCTGCCGCGCCAGGGGCGCCGGCGCCCGTGCAGCCGCCCGACGAGGCGTCCACGTCGGCCGCGTCGACCTCCACCCCGGCGACCTCCCcgcgctcgtcctcctcctccgcccgcTTCAAGAACGCGTGCCTCCGGGACGGCGGCAGGGGCGGGGACGCCGACGTCGCGAAGGAGTGCCCGCTGTCGTCCGCGCTCGCCGTGGACTCCGGGCTGTCGTCGGCCATCGCGTCGCGGCGGTTCTTCCTCGCCTCCCCGGGCCGGTCCAACTCCATCGTGGACTCGTCGGCGGCGCACGCGGCGGCCGTCCTGGGCGTGGGCGCGGCCGGGGTGGCGGTGCCGACCTACTCCCCGGACCCGCACGCCGACTTCCTGCGGTCCATGGAGGAGATGTCGGCGGCGCTGCGGCTGGACGCGCGGCGGCGCGGCGACAGGGCGCGCCTCCACGAGCTGCTGCTCTGCTACCTCGCTCTCAACGACAAGCGCGCGCACCGCTACATCGTCAGCGCCTTCAccgacctcctcctccgcctcaccgCCACCGACGACCTCGACGCCGACGAGCAGCACGGCAGCATGTAG